The DNA window CCGTGAACAAGCCGGGTAAGACCGGTGAGGTTCTGCTGCAGATCCTCGAGACCCGTCTCGACAACGTCGTCTACCGGGCCGGCTACGCCGCGTCCCGCGACATGGCCCGGCAGCTGGTCAAGCACGGCCACTTCCTGGTCAACGGTTCCAAGGTCGACATCCCGTCGTACCGGGTCAAGGAACACGACATCGTCACCGTGCGTGAGAAGTCGAAGGAAATGACCCCGTTCGTCGTGGCGCAGGCCCAGGCCGGCTCCCGCCCCGTTCCGGCGTGGCTCGAGCCGATCCCGGCCGAGATGAAGATCCTGATCCACTCGATCCCGGCCCGCGCTGTCATCGACACGCAGGTTCAGGAGCAGCTGATCGTGGAGCTTTACTCCAAGTAACAAAGTTGCCCGGCGCCTCGAAGGCGCCGGGCAATCGGTGATGGCCATCAAATAGTGGGTGGCCTGACAGAAAGAAGAACAGCGTGCTCATCAGCCAGCGGCCGACCCTCTCGGAGGAGTCGCTCAGCGAGACCCGCTCCCGGTTCACCATCGAGCCTCTGGAGCCGGGCTTCGGCTACACCCTCGGTAACTCGCTGCGTCGGACCCTGCTGTCGTCCATCCCGGGCGCGGCGGTCACCAGCATCAAGATCGACGGCGTGCTGCACGAGTTCACCACGATCCCCGGTGTCAAGGAGGACGTGGTCGAGCTGGTCATGAACGTCAAGGAACTGACCGTCAGCTCCGAGCACGACGAGCCGGTCAGCATGTACCTGCGCAAGCAGGGCCCTGGCGACGTGACCGCCGGTGACATCCAGCCCCCGGCTGGCGTCTCCGTGCACAACCCCGACCTGAAGCTGGCCACCCTGAACAGCAAGGGCCGGCTCGACATGGAGCTCACCGTCGAGCGGGGCCGTGGCTACGTCACGGCGGCGCAGAACAAGAGCGCCGGCGCCGAGATTGGCCGGATCCCGGTCGACTCGATCTACTCGCCGGTCCTCAAGGTGACCTACCGCGTCGAGGCGACCCGTGTCGAGCAGCGCACCGACTTCGACCGCCTGATCATCGACGTCGAGTCGAAGGCGTCGATCTCGCCGCGGACCGCGCTGGCCTCGGCCGGCTCGACCCTCGTCGAGCTGTTCGGCCTGTGCCGGGAGCTGGACGAGACCGCCGAGGGCATCGACATCGGCCCGTCGCCGCAGGACGCTCAGCTGGCCGCCGATCTGGCCCTGCCGATCGAGGAGCTGGACCTCACCGTCCGGTCGTACAACTGCCTCAAGCGCGAGGGCATCAACAGCGTGGGCGAGTTGATAGGGCGTACGGAGGCTGACCTTCTGGACATCCGGAACTTCGGCCAGAAGTCGATCGACGAGGTCAAGATGAAGCTCGCCGGAATGGGCCTGGGGCTGAAGGACAGCGCGCCTTCCTTCGACCCGGCGCACGTCGTGGACTCGTTCGGCGACGTGGACTACGACACCGACGACTACCGCGAGACCGAGCAGCTGTAAGTCCGGCTGCCGCGCGCCATAACCCTGCTGCCCGAGGCGGCTCCGCCGCACTGCTCGACATATTCACGAGGAGCATCGAAGAAATGCCCACGCCCACCAAGGGTGCCCGCCTCGGCGGCAGCCCGGCACACGAGAAGCTCATCCTGGCGAACCTGGCCACTGAGCTCTTCCGGCACGGGAAGATCAAGACCACCGAGACGAAGGCCCGGCGGCTGCGTCCGCTGGCCGAGCAGCTCATCACGAAGGCCAAGCGCGGCGACCTGCACGCCCGTCGCCGGGTTCTGACCGTCGTGAAGGACAAGGACGTCGTGTACGCCCTGTTCGAGCAGATCGCTCCGCGGTACACGAACCGCCCCGGCGGCTACACCCGGATCACCAAGACCGGCCCCCGCAAGGGCGACGCCGCTCCGATGGCCGTCATCGAGCTGGTCGAGGAGCTGCAGGTCGCGGCCACCACCGCCGCGCCGTCGAAGGCTGACCGCAAGGCGGCCGCGCAGCAGGCCAAGGTCGAGGCGCTCGCGCCCGAGGACGACGCGCCGAAGAGCGCGCCGGCCGCGGACACCGACGCTGACCAGGACGCCGAGGCGCCCGTGAACGCGTCCGGTGACAAGGGTGCCGAGGGCCCCGGCGACCAGGCCGAGGGCGACGACACCACCAAGGCCTGATACTCAGGTTTTTCGGAAAGCCCGGTACCCGTTCGGGGTGCCGGGCTTTTCGCTTGGCGGAAATCAAAACACTTCACCTGTACGCGAGGAGCACGCCCGTAATGTCGGAATCCATCCGCCTTCGGCTGGACGTGTCGTACGACGGCGCCGGCTTCTCGGGCTGGGCCGCCCAGCCGACCCGCCGGACGGTCGCCGGCGTGCTCACCGAGGCGCTGGGCCGGCTCGTCGGACCGGAGACGCCGCTCGGGTTGACGGTTGCCGGGCGTACCGATGCGGGGGTGCACGCCACCGGACAGGTCTGCCACATCGACCTGCCGATCGAGGACTGGGAACGGCTCTCCGGATCGCTGCTGCGCCGGCTCGCCGCCCTGATGCCGCCGGACGCCCGGGTCCGCGCGCTCCGGCCGGTCCCGGACACCTTCGACGCGCGCTTCTCGGCGACGTTCCGGCGGTACGAGTACCGCGTCTGCGACGAGCAGTGGGGTCCGGAGCCGCTGCGCCGGCACGACACGCTCGGCTGGCTGCGACCGCTCGACCTGGACCGGCTCAACGCCGCCGCGGCCGGGCTGCTCGGCGAGCACGACTTCGCGGCGTTCTGCAAACGCAAGGAGCATGCCACCACGATCCGGGCGATCAACCGGCTGGACTGGCGCCGGGACCCGGACGGGGTCCTGGTGGCGACCGTGCAGGCGGATGCGTTCTGCCAGGCGATGGTCCGCAGCCTGGTGGGGGCGATGCTCTTCGTCGGCGACGGCCGCCGGGAGCCGGAGTGGCCGGGGCGGCTGCTCACGCTCCGGGAACGCTCCAGCGAGGTGACGGTGGCGGCCGCGCACGGGTTGACCCTGGTGGCGGTCGGTTACCCGGACGAGGCGGAGTACGCCGCGCGGGCCGAGGCCACCCGCCGCCTCCGAGGCTGAGCTCCACACACAGGGCGAACGTCAGCCGAGCGCCTGGAATCCACACGCGGGCTCAGGTGGTTGGCAGGGCTGTGCTCAGGTGGATGTCGAGCAGGTCGGTGGTTACCCGGGTCACCGCCGGATCGGTGCCGGGGACCAGCTCACCCGTGGAACTGACGATCACGCAGTAGATCAGGTAGCGGTCGTGCGTGCGCCAGGCGACGGGGGTGCCCGGCGGGGTGTCGGCGCCGGTCAGCGTGGCGAAACTGCCGTCGCCGGTTTCGACCAGGTCGCGCACCACCTCGCTGACGGCTGCCGCGCTCGGCGTGTCCGGCAGGGTCAGCACACCGGCCGTCACCCGATAGTCGGCATACGGGACGGTGAGGACTGCCCGGATCGACTGCGAACACCCGTACCCCTGGAGCACCGACCGCAAGGCGCCGGTGACGGCGACCGGGCAATCGGCCTCGGCCCGCGCCTGGCTCGCCCGGAAGAGGGACGCCTGCTCGGGGAAGACGTCGCTCGCGGTGAGCGGTCCGGACGATCCGGAGGCCGGTGGGTGGCGTTCGTCGGCGACGATCAGCACGCCGACCATCACGCAGATGCCGAGCACGATCAGGGCGGCCAGGCCGCGGGTGAGCAGGTGGGCCGTTCGGAGGGGTTCCCGCCGCAGATGCCGGCGGCTGTGTGCCCGGGAGCGATGCTGGCCGGTGGTGATCGGGAACGGCCTCAGGACCAGAGCGTGCGCGGCATGGTGGGCGGGGCGCGTCGGGATGGCGTACCGCATGAGGCCCAAGCTAGGCGGGGACGCTGATCTATGAACGCACAGTTTGTCCGGTACCCCGATGTCCCGCCGCTCGTTCGGCGGCGGGAGACTTGCCGGGTGAGTGCCGACCATTACTTCTCCGCCGACCCGGATGCGCCGCTGCGGCGCAGCGAGATCGAGTTCAGCGTCGCCGGCAAGAACCACCGGCTCGCCGTCGCGTCCGGGGTGTTCTCGGCCGGGCGGCTGGACCCGGGCACCGCCGTGCTGCTCCGCAAGGCCGGGCTGCCGGACGCCTCGGCCGAGGGGACGTTTCTCGACCTGGGCTGCGGTTATGGCCCGATCGCCCGGGTGCTGGCGACCGAGGCGCCGGCGGCGACCGTGTGGGCCGTGGACGTGAACTCCCGCGCCCGGGAGTTGACCGCCGAGAACACCAAGAATTTGAGGGTACGGGTGGCAGCGCCCGACGACGTGCCCGCGGACGTGGAGTTCCAGCAGATCTGGAGCAACCCGCCCACCCACGTCGGCAAGGCGGAGCTGCACGGGCTGATGGAACGCTGGCTGCCGCGGCTGGCACCGGACGGTGTTGCCTGGCTGGTGATCAACCGGAACCTCGGTGGTGATTCGCTGCACACCTGGCTGACCGGCCTCGGCTGGCAGGTCGAGCGTGTGGCCAGCCAGCGGGGGTTCCGAGTCCTGAAGGTCACCCGAAAATCGGCTGACTGACCGAGCGGTCACCGGGGAGGATGCCGGGCATGGGTTACGTGGATGTCGCCGGCGCCGGTTTCGTGCTCCCGGACGGGCGGGAGCTCTTCGCCGACGTGTCGTTCCGGGTCGGCGAGGGCGCGAAGGTGGCGCTGGTTGGGCCGAACGGGGCCGGCAAGACGACGCTGATGCGCATGGTCGCGGGAGACATCCCGACCCAGAGCGGCACGATCGCGCGGTCCGGAGGGCTCGGCGTGATGCGCCAGTTCATCGGCATGATCGGCGACGACCGTACCCTGGAAGATCTTGCTTTGTCGCTTGTCGCGCCCGCGCTCGGCACGGCAGGTGAGCGACTGCGCGCCGCGGCCGCGGCCCTCGACGAGACCGAGAAGAGTCAGATCGGGTACGCGAACGCGCTCGCCCACTGGGGTGAGGCCGGTGGTTACGAGGCAGAGGTCCTCTTCGACACGGTCGCTGTCTCGATCCTGGGCAAGTCGTGGGAGGAGACCAAGGACCGGATCGTGCGGACCCTCTCCGGCGGCGAGCAGAAACGGTTTGCGCTGGACCTGCTGCTCCGCGGGAGCGACGAGGTGCTGCTGCTCGACGAGCCGGACAACTTCCTCGACGTCCCCGCGAAACGCTGGCTGGAACAGCGGATGCGGGAGTCGTCGAAATCGATCCTCTACGTCTCGCACGACCGGGAGCTGCTGGCGCAGACCGCGAACCGGGTGGTGGCCGTGGAGGGCGGCGGCGCGTGGACCCATCCGGGCGGCTTCGCCTCTTGGCACGAGGCCCGGTCGAACCGGCACGAGCGGATGGAGGAGCTGCGCCGCCGCTGGGACGAGGAGCACGAGAAACTCCGCGAGCTGGTCTTCACGCTGAAGAACAAGGCGGCCTACAACGACGGTCTCGCCTCGCGTTACCAGGCCGCGCAGACCCGGCTGCGCAAGTTCGAGGAGGCCGGCCCGCCGCCGCTGCCGCCGAAGGAGCAGTCCCTGCGGATGAACCTGCGCGGCGGGCGCACCGGCAAGCGCTCGGTGATCTGCGAGCAGCTCGAGCTGGAGAACCTGACGTTCCCGTTCGACCTGGAGATCTGGTACGGGGACCGGGTCGCCGTCCTCGGCGCGAACGGCACCGGCAAGTCCCACTTCCTGCGGCTGCTCGCGGCCGGCGGCTCCGAGCCCGATCTGGAGCACAAGCCGGTCGACGGCGCGCCGCTGACGCATGTGATGCACGGCGGCGTGGCCCGGCTCGGCGCGCGGGTGCGTCCGGGGCACTTCTCGCAGACCCACGACCGGCCGGAGCTGATGGAGAAGACGCTCGTCGAGATCCTCTGGCGGGGCGACGAGCACCGGTCCGGAGTCGACCGGGCCGGGGCGATGAAGGCGCTCAACCGGTACGAGCTGGCGGCACAGGGCGACCAGCGGTTCGGCACGCTCTCCGGCGGTCAGCAGGCCCGGTTCCTGGTGCTGCTGCTGGAGTTGTCCGGTGCCACGTTGCTGCTGCTCGACGAGCCGACGGACAACCTGGACCTGGCGTCGGCGGAGGCGCTGGAGGAGGGCTTGAAAGCCTTCGACGGTACGGTGATGGCTGTCACCCACGACCGCTGGTTCACCCGCTCCTTTGATCGTTTCGTGCTGTTCAGAGGCGATGGCGAGGTCGTCGAGGTTCCCGAACCGGTTTGGGACGTCCGCTGAGCTAGCTGGCTTCGCTTCGCTCCGCGGCGATTGCCTTGTAACCGGTGAGTTAGGGCGCGGTTTTCCGCCATCCGCAAACCCCGCGGCCGTCGGAAAACCGAGTCCTAACTCACCGGCGGCAATCGCTGGAGTCATCCGTGACGAGTCGTGTTATGGTCCGGTCACAACAAAGAAAAACCCCACGGGAGTCCGGGCACCGGGCTGAGAGGGGGGCTGACGCGGCCCCCGACCGTCGAACCTGATCCGGGTCATGCCGGCGCAGGGAGGAGTGCTTCATGCACGGTTCGTTGTCGTTTCCCCGGCTCCACGTCATCACCGACTCGCTCGACGTCGTCCGCGGCGTCGCCGGCCAGCCCGACGTCGCCGTTCAGATCCGGGTCAAGACGAGCGACGCCCAGGCGTACGCGCTGACCGTCGCGGCCCTCGAGATCCTCCGCCCGGCGGGCACGATGTGCCTGGTCAACGACCGGGTAGCGGTGGCGCTGGCGGCCGGCGCGGACGGTGTGCACGTCGGCGCCGACGACCTGCCGGTGGACGCCGCCCGGCGGATCCTCGGCCCGGACGCGGTGATCGGCGCGACCTGCCGGAACCCGACGGACGCCCGGGCCGCCGTCGCCGCCGGCGCCTCCTATCTGGGCACCGGGCCGGCGTTCGCGACGTCCACGAAGGACGGCCTGCCACCACCGATCGGCCCGGCCGGTGTCGCCGCCGTCGTCGACGCGGTGCCGGGCACGCCGGTGCTGGCGATCGGTGGGATCACTGCCGACCGGGTGCCGGTCCTGCCGTCGCACGGGGTCGCCGCGATCGGCGCGTTCGTGACCGATCCGAAGCGGGCGGTCGCCGAGTTCCTGGAGGCCCTGCGATGAGGGTCGCGATCGTCGGCGGCGGGATCATCGGGCTTGCCGTCGGCCGGGAGTTGCTGCTCCGGGGAGCGGACGTCACGGTCTACGACCCGGCGCCGGAGGGAACCGGGGGCGCCTGGCACGTGGCGGCCGGGATGCTCGCTCCGGGTGGGGAGTCGGCGTTCGAGTTTCCGTTCCTGGAGCCGCTGCTGGAGGCGTCCAACGCGCTCTGGCCCTCGTATGCGTCGTCACTGGGAGACGTCGGATATGACGAGGCCGGCACGTTGAGCGTGGCACTGACCGCCGACGATCTGGCGGAGGCGAAGCGGGAGTGGCAGCACCAGAAACTCACCACGCTGACCGGCTCGCAGGTGCGTGACCGGGAGCCGTCGCTGTCGCCGCGGATCCGGGCCGGGGCCTACTCGCCGACGGAGCGGCAGGTCGACCCGCGCAAGGTGGTGGCGGCGCTGCGCTTCGCATTGGACGGTCGCGTGGCCCTCAAGCATGTAACCGACATCTCCGAAATTTCTGCCGATACCGTTGTGGTGGCGGCCGGCCTGGGCACGGCCGCGCTGACCGGACTTCCCATCCGCCCGGTGAAAGGCCAGGTCCTGCGCCTGCGCGGCGAACCCGGCCTGCTCCGGCACGTGATCGACGGCGCCGCCGACGGTCGGCACGTCTACCTGGTGCCGCGCGCCGACGGTGAAGTGGTGGTCGGCGCCACCCAGGAGGAGCGCTCCGACCGGGCGGTCACCGCGGGCGGGGTGCACGACCTGCTGCGCGCCGCGCTCGACCTGGTCCCCGGCCTCTCCGAGCACGAGATCATCGAACTCACCGTCGGGCACCGGCCCGGCACGCCGGACAACGCGCCGATCCTCGGCCGGCTCGACGACCGGACCGTGGTGGCCGCCGGTCACCACCGCAACGGGGTGCTGCTCGCCCCGATCACCGCGCGGCTCATCGCGGACCTGGTGCTCACCGGAGCCGCGGACCCACTGCTGGACGCCTTCACCCCCGGGAGGTTCTGATGCGCCTGACGATCAACGGCCAGGACCGGAGCAGGACCGAGAGTTGCACCGTCGCGACCCTCGTTGCCGAGATCATCGCCGCCCAGCGTGGGGTGGCGGTCGCCGTCAACGGAACCGTGGTGCCGCGCTCGGCGTGGAATGAGGTGGACCTGGCCGACGGTGACCGGGTCGAGGTGCTCACCGCTGCTCAGGGGGGTTGAGATGTTCCTCCCCGAGAACGGACTCATCCTCGGTACCGGCGGCGCGCAGAGCCTCGCGATCCTGGAAGAGGCGATCGCGGCGTCCGAGACCACGCTCGTCACGGTGGCGCTGCGCCGGGTCGACGCGGCAGGTCCGGGACTGCTGCCGATGCTGGACCGGCTCGGTGTGCGGGTGCTGCCGAACACCGCGGGCTGCTACACGGCGGGTGACGCGGTGAAGACCGCGCAGATGGCCCGGGAAGCGTTCGAGACCGACCTGATCAAGCTTGAGGTGATCGGCGACGAGCGGACCCTGCTGCCGGACGGTGTGGAACTGCTCCGAGCCGCCGAGACGCTCGTCGCGGACGGGTTCACGGTCCTGCCGTACACCACCGACGACCCGATCCTGGCCCGCCGTCTGGCCGACGCCGGATGCGCCGCGGTGATGCCCGCCGGCTCGCCGATCGGTTCCGGTCTCGGCATCTCCAACCCGCACCACATCGAGCTGATCCGGCAGAACGTGGACGTGCCGGTGGTGCTGGACGCCGGCATCGGCACCGCCTCCGACGCGGCGCTCGCGATGGAACTCGGCTGCGACGCGGTGCTCGTCGCCAGCGCGATCACCCGGGCCGACGATCCGGCGGCGATGGCGGCGGCGATGCGGCACGCGGTAGCGGCGGGACGGCTCGCCCGCGCCGCCGGGCGAATCCCACGCCGGTTCCACGCGCTCGCGTCCACGGCCGACGAGGGGATCGCGGAATGGTGACGCCGGGCGGGCTCGTCGTGCTCACCGACCGGCGGTCCGCCGCCGGGCCGCTGGTGGAGGTGGTCGCGGCGGCGGTCCGCGGCGGCGCCGACTGGGTCATTCTGCGCGAGCGCGACCTCGGGTACGAGGAGAGAGCCGCCCTCGCGGCGCAGCTGAGGCCGCTCCTGCCGCCCGGGCGACTGATCGTCGCGGGTCCGGATCCGCTGGGCGGCACGGCCGTGCACCTCTCGGCCGCCGATCCGCTGCCGTCCGGGGTTCCGCTGGTGGGCCGCTCGTGGCACGGCGCCGAGCCGCCCTCCGATGTGGATTACGTGACGTTGTCGCCGATCTACCCGACGGCGACGAAGCCGGGTTACGGGCCGGCGCTCGGCGCGGCGGGGGCGGCGGCGCTGGCCGGGCGGGTGCCGTGGCTGGCGCTGGGCGGGGTCGACTCGGCGGCGCGGGCCGCGGAGTGCGCCCGGGCCGGTGCCGAGGGGATCGCGGTGCTCGGGGCGATCATGCGGGCGGCCAATCCGGCGCGGGTGGCGAGCGAGCTGGCGGGCGCGTTCGCGGCCGCTCAGCGGGCCGCGGCGAGTGCGGGGGCGGGAGCGTGGTGACGCCGCGGGTGGTGCTCACCATCGCCGGGTCGGACTCCGGTGGGGGTGCGGGGATCCAGGCGGATCTCAAGACGTTCGCGGCGCTCGGGGCGTTCGGGACGTCGGTGCTCACCGCGATCACCGCGCAGAACACGCTGGGTGTCACGGCGATCCACGCGGTGCCCGCCGACATCGTCGCGGCGCAGCTCGACGCGGTGCTCTCAGATCTGCCGGTGGCGGCCGTGAAGGTCGGGATGGTGTCCGATCCGGCGGTGGCGAAAGTGATCGCGGAACGGGCCGGCGACCTGCCCCATCTGGTCATCGATCCGGTGATGGTGGCGACCGCCGGAAGCCGGCTCTCCGATTCGGCTGTGGTGGGAGTGCTCCTCCCGTACGCCAGTGTGCTGACGCCGAACCGGCACGAAGCCGGCGCCCTCCTCGGCCGGGTGATCGAAACGGCCGAGGAGATGGCCGAAGCCGCCGCCGAGCTCGCGAAGCTCGGCCCACGCGGGGTGGTCGTGACCGGAAGTGAACTTGCGGTCGACGTCCTGCACGTCGCGGGAGAGACCACCGTGCTGCGGGGCTCGCCGGTGGAGACCCGCAACAACCATGGGTCTGGCTGCACGTTCTCGTCGGCGATCGCGGTGCGGCTGGCCGCGGGCGACTCGGTGCCGGAAGCGGTGATGACCGCGAAGGATTACGTGTATCGCGGTCTGCGCGGCGGCGCCTCCTGGCAGCTCGGGGCGGGACCCGGGCCGCTGGACCACTTCGCCTGGTCCCTCTGAGTTCCGGCAGCACTGTCGCTGATCCTTCGCGGCCGTGTCATGCCGTTTTTATCCAATTTCGTGGAGGTTTGCCGTGAGACGTAAGACCTATGTGGACGGTCCCCGTTCGGACATCCGCGTGCCGTTCACCGAGGTGGTTCTGACCGGGGACGAACCGCCGGTGCGGCTCTACGACACGTCCGGTCCGGGCAGTGATCCGCTCGTCGGGCTGCCGCCGCTGCGCAAACCGTGGTGGACCGGGCAGACCCAGCTCGCCGCCGCGCGCGCCGGGATCGTCACGCCCGAGATGGAGTTCGTCGCGGTGCGCGAAGGCGTCACCCCCGAGCTGGTGCGCGACGAGATCGCTTCCGGTCGCGCGGTGCTGCCGGCCAACCGGAACCACCCCGAGTCCGAGCCCATGATCATCGGTTCGCGGTTCCTCGTGAAGGTCAACGCGAACATCGGCACCTCGGCCGTCACCTCGTCCGTCGCCGAGGAGGTGGAGAAGCTGACCTGGGCCACCCGGTGGGGCGCCGACACCGTGATGGACCTGTCCACCGGGCCGCGGATCCATGAGACCCGGGAGGCGATCGTACGGAACTCGCCCGTCCCGATCGGAACCGTGCCGATCTACCAGGCGCTGGAGAAGGTCAAGGGTGACCCGCTCGAGCTGACCTGGGAGCTGTTCCGGGAAACCGTCATCGAGCAGGCCGAACAGGGCGTCGACTACATGACGATCCACGCCGGGGTGCTGCTCGCGCACGTGCCGCTCGCCGCCGAACGCGTCACCGGCATCGTCTCCCGCGGCGGATCGATCATGGCGGCCTGGTGCCTCGCCGAGCACCGGGAGAACTTCCTCTACACCCACTTCCGCGAGCTCTGCGAGATCTTCCGGGAGTACGACATCACGTTCTCGCTCGGGGACGGCCTGCGCCCCGGGTCGATCGCGGACGCCAACGACGAAGCACAGTTCGCGGAGCTGCGCACCCTCGGGGAACTGACCCACATCGCCTGGGAGTACGACGTCCAGGTCATGGTCGAAGGCCCCGGCCACGTGCCGATGCACAAGATCAAGGAGAACGTGGACCTGCAGGTCGACCTGTGCGGCGGGGCGCCCTTCTACACGCTGGGGCCGCTGGCGACCGACATCGCGCCCGCCTACGACCACATCACGTCCGCGATCGGCGCCGCGATGATCGGGATGTTCGGGACGGCGATGCTCTGCTACGTCACCCCGAAGGAGCACCTCGGCCTGCCGAACAAGGAGGACGTGAAGGCGGGGATGATCGCGTACAAGATCGCGGCGCACTCGGCTGACCTGGCCAAGGGGCACGCCGGCGCGCAGGAATGGGACGATGCGCTGTCCCGGGCGCGGTTCGACTTCCGGTGGGAGGACCAGTTCGAGCTGGCGCTGGACCCGGAGACGGCTCGGGCGTACCACGATGAGACGCTGCCGGCGGCTCCCGCAAAGACCGCGCATTTCTGTTCCATGTGCGGGCCCAAGTTCTGCTCGATGCGGATCAGCCATGAGTTGCGGGCGGCGGGGATGAAGTCCAAATCGTCGGAGTTCGTGGAGGCGGGTGGCCGGGTTTACCTGCCGGTGGCACCGTCGGCCTGATCCGCTTGTTCCGGGTGCTTCGGCAGGAAGTCGTAGATCGGCTCGTGGGGTGCCTCGGGCTCGGAGCCCTCGGGTTTCGGGGCGCCACCCACTGATTTGTTGAGCTCGCCGAGGGTTTCCATGGCCTTGCGCTCGGCTTCCGGTTTGAGGCGGATCGGGCGCTGGAGGGGTGGTTTGCTGTCGGTCTCGTCGGGGGTGGGCTCCGATTTCGCGGGCTCGGCCTTCTTACGGGGGCGGCGGGCTCGCTTGGCGGGGGGCTTTGGCGCGGGGGCCGCGTCCTGTGAGGGCTCCGGCTTCTCGGCGGGCGGCTTTTCGGGGGCCTTTGCGGTGGGCTGTTCCGCAGGCTTTTCTGCAGGTTTGTCGGCTGGGGTCTCTGCGGGTTTTTCCTCGGACGCCGGCGCTTCGGCGGGAGGAACTGCGGGGGCCGGCGTTTCGGCTGCGGGCGCGGCGGGGGCCGGGGTCTCGGCCGCAGGTGGAGCGGGAGTCGGGGCTTCGGCCGGAGGAGCGGCTGGGGGTGCGGCTACCTTTGCCACCCCGGTGGCTTTGCGGGCTGAGGGGCGGCGGTGCGAGGCGGGCCGGGGTTCGGGTTGCGGTTCCGGGGTGACGTTCGCCGGGATGATCCGGTAGCGATAGGTCACCCCGTCGTCGCGAACCACGAAATCGTCCGCGCCGTCCGGCCGGGTCCAGGTGAGGATCATCTGCCCGTACTTCTCGGCGAGCTTCACCAGCGCCGGAAAACTGTCCACGATGACGACCGGTTTGCCGGGCGGGCTGGCCATCGGCTCCACCGGGACCAGCAGGTGGGGGTAGCGGCGCTGGATTTGTTCCCGGTTCTTCAGCGGAACCCGGCGGAAGGCCAGCAGGGCGACCACAGCGATGCCGACCAGCGCGACGAGCAGCGACTTCACCGCCCAGCTACGTGCCTGTCCGGCGGTGAACAGATCCGTGCCGAAAAGCGAGATCTGACGGGGAAAGGTCCCGCCGCCGGATGTCGCGGCCGACCGCTTGACCACCAGACTCTCGGCTCCGCCGAGGAGAGCCAACTGGATGTTCGTGAGGCCGAAGCTCACCGATGGCTCGAAGCTTGATCCGTCGGCATGGCTGACTCGCGCGGTGACCGACACCGTGACCGCTCCGATGTCGGTGCCGATGGCCTCGGATGCTCGCTGCGCCCGTTCGTCCAGCCCGTCGAGATCGAGCGACACGGTCCCGGTGAAGCGCTGTGCGGAGAACTCCTTGGGCTGAGCCAGCTGAACCGTCGAATGCCAGCCCGTCTGAGTCGAGAGCCGGGCACTCACCTCGACAGTTCCGGGCTTTCCGAGATACTCCATCCGCAGGACGACGAACTCCGCGAGATTCCGGTAGATCGGGTCGGGGGAGTACGCCGTGGTGCCGTCGTAGGCGGCGCTGCGCGGCACGTCCGCAGAGTAGGAGAAGGTCATCGACTCACCGGCCTCTACCGAGGAGTCGGTGGTCTGCGTGGCCGGCCTCATCCAGCCGAGCACCCCGAACAGCAGCCCGCAGACGGCCAGCACGACGGAGAGCACGGCGACAACCCAGATCGCCGGGTGGAGCCGTCTGACCGCCTTGGCGACGGTCATCACCACCGCCCAGGAGCCGCCTTGGCCGGACATGCTCTTCGTCCTCTTCTTCTGCCGGCCGCGCGGGATGTCCCGGCGGGATCTCACCGCGGCTGCCCGGGTGCCGACGATCATGAACCCGAACATCCCGAGCGCGGTCGGACTGAGCAGAGGCTTCAGCCACACTCCGCCCTTGGGGACGTGCAAGACCGCGCGGCCGATGAGCTCGTTCGCGGTGGGTTCGAT is part of the Actinoplanes missouriensis 431 genome and encodes:
- the thiO gene encoding glycine oxidase ThiO; translated protein: MRVAIVGGGIIGLAVGRELLLRGADVTVYDPAPEGTGGAWHVAAGMLAPGGESAFEFPFLEPLLEASNALWPSYASSLGDVGYDEAGTLSVALTADDLAEAKREWQHQKLTTLTGSQVRDREPSLSPRIRAGAYSPTERQVDPRKVVAALRFALDGRVALKHVTDISEISADTVVVAAGLGTAALTGLPIRPVKGQVLRLRGEPGLLRHVIDGAADGRHVYLVPRADGEVVVGATQEERSDRAVTAGGVHDLLRAALDLVPGLSEHEIIELTVGHRPGTPDNAPILGRLDDRTVVAAGHHRNGVLLAPITARLIADLVLTGAADPLLDAFTPGRF
- a CDS encoding thiamine phosphate synthase, with product MHGSLSFPRLHVITDSLDVVRGVAGQPDVAVQIRVKTSDAQAYALTVAALEILRPAGTMCLVNDRVAVALAAGADGVHVGADDLPVDAARRILGPDAVIGATCRNPTDARAAVAAGASYLGTGPAFATSTKDGLPPPIGPAGVAAVVDAVPGTPVLAIGGITADRVPVLPSHGVAAIGAFVTDPKRAVAEFLEALR
- the thiS gene encoding sulfur carrier protein ThiS, producing MRLTINGQDRSRTESCTVATLVAEIIAAQRGVAVAVNGTVVPRSAWNEVDLADGDRVEVLTAAQGG
- the thiD gene encoding bifunctional hydroxymethylpyrimidine kinase/phosphomethylpyrimidine kinase, with product MTPRVVLTIAGSDSGGGAGIQADLKTFAALGAFGTSVLTAITAQNTLGVTAIHAVPADIVAAQLDAVLSDLPVAAVKVGMVSDPAVAKVIAERAGDLPHLVIDPVMVATAGSRLSDSAVVGVLLPYASVLTPNRHEAGALLGRVIETAEEMAEAAAELAKLGPRGVVVTGSELAVDVLHVAGETTVLRGSPVETRNNHGSGCTFSSAIAVRLAAGDSVPEAVMTAKDYVYRGLRGGASWQLGAGPGPLDHFAWSL
- a CDS encoding thiazole synthase; its protein translation is MFLPENGLILGTGGAQSLAILEEAIAASETTLVTVALRRVDAAGPGLLPMLDRLGVRVLPNTAGCYTAGDAVKTAQMAREAFETDLIKLEVIGDERTLLPDGVELLRAAETLVADGFTVLPYTTDDPILARRLADAGCAAVMPAGSPIGSGLGISNPHHIELIRQNVDVPVVLDAGIGTASDAALAMELGCDAVLVASAITRADDPAAMAAAMRHAVAAGRLARAAGRIPRRFHALASTADEGIAEW
- the thiC gene encoding phosphomethylpyrimidine synthase ThiC, which gives rise to MRRKTYVDGPRSDIRVPFTEVVLTGDEPPVRLYDTSGPGSDPLVGLPPLRKPWWTGQTQLAAARAGIVTPEMEFVAVREGVTPELVRDEIASGRAVLPANRNHPESEPMIIGSRFLVKVNANIGTSAVTSSVAEEVEKLTWATRWGADTVMDLSTGPRIHETREAIVRNSPVPIGTVPIYQALEKVKGDPLELTWELFRETVIEQAEQGVDYMTIHAGVLLAHVPLAAERVTGIVSRGGSIMAAWCLAEHRENFLYTHFRELCEIFREYDITFSLGDGLRPGSIADANDEAQFAELRTLGELTHIAWEYDVQVMVEGPGHVPMHKIKENVDLQVDLCGGAPFYTLGPLATDIAPAYDHITSAIGAAMIGMFGTAMLCYVTPKEHLGLPNKEDVKAGMIAYKIAAHSADLAKGHAGAQEWDDALSRARFDFRWEDQFELALDPETARAYHDETLPAAPAKTAHFCSMCGPKFCSMRISHELRAAGMKSKSSEFVEAGGRVYLPVAPSA
- a CDS encoding thiamine phosphate synthase; this translates as MVTPGGLVVLTDRRSAAGPLVEVVAAAVRGGADWVILRERDLGYEERAALAAQLRPLLPPGRLIVAGPDPLGGTAVHLSAADPLPSGVPLVGRSWHGAEPPSDVDYVTLSPIYPTATKPGYGPALGAAGAAALAGRVPWLALGGVDSAARAAECARAGAEGIAVLGAIMRAANPARVASELAGAFAAAQRAAASAGAGAW